One Cucurbita pepo subsp. pepo cultivar mu-cu-16 chromosome LG09, ASM280686v2, whole genome shotgun sequence DNA window includes the following coding sequences:
- the LOC111802123 gene encoding protein JINGUBANG-like produces MSVRSWLLPCATATSTAADSNTPPQSSSFSNSDTSVNSSSSSSTPTSDTSCSTLQSNLSLQSQPSIPSLQTLPTVTDTGNVAVSQLHLASFKLPISHLAVHGPHLYVATAHEINVYDRSTYTHVASINDRDSSSGAVKGIAFLNAQILTSHQDGKIRVWNLTNNQFKKVNTLPTVNDRLRRFLLPKNYVNVRRHKKVLWIQHADAVTGLAVNRNSFYSVSWDRSLKIWQGSDHRCVESVKAAHEDAINAVAVSAAGIVYTGSADRRIRVWSKPAAEKRHILVTTLEKHKSAVNALALNDDGSLLFSGACDRSVLVWEREDGANHMAVIGALRGHKNAILCLIYVSDLLLSGSADRTVRVWRRVGDGSFNCLSVLEGHRKPVKSLVVVSDGLSNGVVSVCSGSLDGEVKAWKLSFSNINGILNN; encoded by the coding sequence ATGAGTGTCCGATCATGGCTACTCCCCTGCGCCACCGCTACCTCCACCGCCGCCGACTCCAATACGCCGCCTCAATCCTCCTCCTTCTCAAATTCCGACACGTCGGTCAACTCTTCATCGTCGTCGTCGACACCGACTTCCGACACTAGCTGCTCCACTCTCCAAAGCAATCTCTCCCTTCAATCCCAACCGTCCATTCCATCTCTCCAAACTCTCCCCACCGTAACCGATACCGGAAACGTCGCCGTTTCTCAACTTCACCTCGCCTCTTTCAAGCTCCCAATCTCCCATCTCGCCGTCCATGGTCCCCACCTCTATGTCGCCACCGCTCACGAAATCAACGTCTACGATCGATCCACCTACACCCACGTAGCCTCAATCAACGATCGAGATTCCTCCTCCGGCGCCGTCAAGGGAATCGCCTTTCTAAACGCCCAAATCCTTACTTCCCATCAAGATGGAAAAATCCGCGTCTGGAATTTAACGAATAATCAATTCAAAAAGGTCAACACTCTCCCGACAGTCAACGACCGCCTCCGCCGGTTCCTACTCCCGAAAAATTACGTCAACGTCCGCCGTCACAAGAAAGTCCTCTGGATTCAACACGCCGACGCCGTCACTGGACTCGCCGTGAACAgaaattcattttactctgtTTCTTGGGATCGGAGTTTGAAAATCTGGCAAGGCTCCGACCACCGCTGCGTCGAGTCCGTCAAGGCAGCGCACGAGGACGCCATAAACGCAGTGGCCGTCTCCGCCGCGGGGATTGTGTACACCGGATCGGCCGATCGGAGAATCAGAGTATGGTCGAAACCCGCGGCGGAGAAACGGCATATTCTGGTAACGACTTTAGAGAAGCACAAATCGGCGGTGAATGCATTGGCGTTAAACGACGACGGTTCATTGCTGTTCTCCGGTGCCTGTGATCGGTCCGTTCTGGTGTGGGAAAGAGAGGACGGCGCGAATCACATGGCGGTGATCGGAGCATTGAGGGGACACAAAAACGCGATTCTCTGTTTGATCTACGTCTCAGATTTGCTGTTGAGTGGGTCCGCAGATCGGACGGTCAGAGTTTGGCGACGTGTAGGAGATGGGAGTTTTAACTGTTTGTCCGTACTGGAGGGTCACCGGAAACCGGTGAAATCTCTGGTGGTGGTTTCCGACGGGTTGTCAAACGGCGTCGTTTCGGTGTGCAGTGGGAGTCTGGACGGTGAAGTGAAAGCCTGGAAACTCTCATTTTCGAATATTAAtggaatattaaataattag